A region from the Triticum aestivum cultivar Chinese Spring chromosome 3D, IWGSC CS RefSeq v2.1, whole genome shotgun sequence genome encodes:
- the LOC123078843 gene encoding 5'-nucleotidase SurE — protein sequence MAASSGDESRRPNPLPSGLVSNLQSVLAARRPPSPEDAGSTAAEASAPTAETAADDAPAKPVVLLTCAGGIESPGLAALVDALVKGGRCDVHVCAPESDKPVCGHSITIRETVSATSVHFTGAKAFEISGTPVDSISLALSGRLFSWSAPALVISGINTGPNCGYEMFHSSAIAAAREALMCGVPSIAISLNWKKDETKDNDFKDAAGLCLPLIHAALADIEKGTFLKGCLLNVGVPSSPAANKGFKLTKQSIYSPAQSWQAVSTSRPQPAAHFMGMHQSLGIQLAQLGKDASAAGAARRGNTQRKTVEVESVAAAGKQQAREVVKKSFRAEFIEKLHKDLDDDIDVRALENGFISVTPLNVHGHVEPELEAPASDWLSAAVAVSEEKEAPAT from the exons ATGGCCGCGAGCTCAGGCGACGAGTCCCGGAGGCCCAATCCCCTCCCCTCGGGGCTCGTGTCCAATCTGCAGTccgtcctcgccgcccgccgcccgccttcGCCCGAGGACGCCGGCTCCACCGCGGCCGAGGCCTCGGCCCCGACAGCGGAGACGGCGGCCGATGACGCACCGGCTAAGCCTGTCGTACTTCTGACCTGCGCCGGCGGGATCGAGTCGCCGGGTCTCGCGGCGCTCGTCGACGCCCTCGTCAAGGGCGGCCGATGCGACGTCCACGTGTGCGCCCCTGAATC GGACAAGCCTGTCTGTGGTCACTCCATTACCATCCGGGAGACTGTGTCTGCGACATCCGTCCATTTTACAGGGGCGAAGGCTTTTGAGATATCAG GGACGCCGGTGGATTCTATCTCATTGGCATTATCTGGGAGGCTATTTTCTTGGTCGGCACCTGCTTTG GTGATCAGTGGCATCAATACTGGGCCAAACTGCGGCTATGAGAT GTTCCACTCTTCTGCCATTGCCGCTGCAAGAGAGGCCTTAATGTGTGGGGTACCTTCAATTGCAATCTCATTGAATTG GAAGAAGGATGAAACCAAAGACAATGACTTCAAGGATGCAGCTGGGCTGTGTTTGCCACTGATACATGCTGCCTTAGCAGATATTGAGAAGGGAACTTTCCTCAAAGGGTGCCTGCTGAATGTTGGGGTTCCAAGCTCGCCAGCTGCAAATAAG GGTTTCAAGTTGACCAAGCAAAGCATATACAGTCCTGCTCAAAGCTGGCAAGCTGTGTCGACAAGTAGGCCTCAACCTGCTGCTCACTTCATGGGCATGCATCAAAGCCTTGGTATTCAGCTCGCACAGCTTGGGAAGGATGCTTCTGCAGCA GGAGCTGCACGCAGAGGTAATACTCAGCGGAAGACAGTTGAGGTCGAGTCTGTTGCAGCTGCAGGGAAGCAACAAGCTCGAGAAGTAGTGAAGAAATCTTTCCGTGCCGAG TTCATCGAGAAGCTGCACAAAGATTTGGATGACGATATCGATGTGAGAGCCTTGGAAAATGGATtt ATATCTGTCACTCCTCTGAATGTGCACGGCCATGTCGAGCCTGAACTCGAAGCTCCAGCGTCAGACTGGCTGTCAGCAGCTGTGGCTGTATCCGAAGAAAAGGAAGCTCCAGCGACCTAA